In one window of Synergistaceae bacterium DNA:
- a CDS encoding thiamine diphosphokinase, giving the protein MRNQLELPNMKIEISLMDEIDLMVLGGREPSIKWLNSLSFYDELWAVDRGLHPCLASGLLPHKIIGDKDSADINLWQRAVDSGAVEYKFPREKDATDFQLALDIFSKETAVKGLFLTGALGGRFDHLWSVILSFLYYSDKYRPVGLADENEGMIFLMNDDRAKITFRNKPLALSLISFSETCQGVFIDGVKWPLSDAVLEYRKPYSISNEVSENSSVEVKLAKGLLAIYWAQNSEV; this is encoded by the coding sequence ATGCGAAATCAATTAGAACTTCCTAACATGAAAATTGAGATATCGCTTATGGACGAAATTGATCTTATGGTTCTTGGCGGTCGCGAACCATCTATTAAATGGCTCAATTCTCTTTCATTTTATGATGAGTTATGGGCCGTTGACAGAGGGTTGCACCCCTGTTTGGCATCAGGCCTTCTACCGCATAAGATAATAGGCGACAAAGATAGTGCCGATATTAACTTATGGCAAAGAGCAGTGGATTCGGGCGCTGTGGAGTACAAATTCCCAAGGGAAAAAGATGCTACAGATTTCCAGCTGGCATTGGATATATTTTCAAAAGAAACGGCAGTGAAGGGGCTTTTTTTGACCGGAGCGCTGGGAGGGCGTTTTGATCATCTTTGGAGTGTAATACTGTCATTTTTGTATTATTCAGATAAGTACAGGCCTGTGGGGCTTGCCGATGAAAATGAAGGCATGATTTTCTTAATGAATGACGATAGAGCGAAAATAACTTTTAGAAATAAACCTTTGGCTTTGTCTCTCATCTCTTTTTCTGAGACGTGTCAAGGTGTATTTATAGATGGTGTTAAATGGCCTTTGTCTGATGCAGTATTGGAGTATCGAAAGCCATATAGCATAAGCAATGAAGTGTCTGAGAACTCTTCTGTCGAGGTTAAACTTGCGAAAGGACTGCTAGCAATTTATTGGGCACAAAATAGCGAAGTATAG
- a CDS encoding site-2 protease family protein: protein MFFGSGDLTSKLAQFLLSLPAVLWAISFHEFCHGYVAMRLGDPTAKLDGRLSLNPLDHIDPVGALFLLLFRFGWAKPVPINPSYFKHPKRDMAFVSLAGAAGNLLTAFVCIQLVKFFPFLFQNYALQQFMLIMIYMNVGLAVFNLIPIPPLDGSRVLYAFLPNKWLHIFYELERYGMFIIFALVLLGIIPRIMNSLMGFVLSLIY, encoded by the coding sequence ATGTTTTTTGGAAGCGGAGATTTAACAAGCAAATTGGCGCAATTTTTATTGAGTTTGCCGGCAGTGCTTTGGGCAATCTCTTTTCATGAGTTTTGTCATGGATATGTTGCGATGCGTTTGGGAGATCCTACAGCAAAGCTTGATGGACGTCTCAGCCTTAATCCTTTGGACCATATTGATCCGGTAGGCGCATTATTTCTGTTGCTGTTTAGGTTTGGCTGGGCTAAACCGGTTCCCATAAATCCAAGTTATTTTAAACATCCGAAGCGGGACATGGCATTTGTAAGTTTGGCAGGCGCTGCTGGAAATCTTTTGACAGCTTTCGTCTGTATCCAACTGGTCAAGTTTTTCCCATTTCTATTTCAGAATTATGCGTTGCAGCAATTCATGCTTATAATGATTTATATGAATGTGGGGCTTGCCGTGTTTAATTTAATTCCCATCCCGCCTTTAGATGGTTCGAGAGTTCTTTATGCCTTTTTACCAAATAAATGGTTGCACATATTTTATGAACTTGAACGGTATGGCATGTTTATAATATTTGCACTTGTGCTGTTAGGCATAATCCCGCGTATAATGAATTCACTCATGGGATTTGTTTTGAGTTTAATATATTAA